Sequence from the Toxotes jaculatrix isolate fToxJac2 chromosome 24, fToxJac2.pri, whole genome shotgun sequence genome:
AGGAAAAAATCAGGGGTGGAttcacacaggctgcagtaaaATCTGATGTTTAAAGAGTCTGTGGCTCGTTCACATGCAGTCAGGTGGGAAAGTACAGTCAGAGGAACAGCAGTGATTTATTTATAGCCCCAGGGGCAGTTTAAAAGGTGCTAAACAGAGACAAATATCAGAGAAGGTCaggcaaaataaatcaaaatgaacCTGGACTCCACAGTGTGTTTCATTAAGCCTGATGGGACATGCAGCTTCCACACttctttattttaatgtattttcttaGAGTAGCTTAAATTTTATCATCCTGGTATAATTTTCACTCTTATGAGCAGTGAATGCAACACATCTATGCACTTTTTATCCTCTGAACGTCCCTGAACACATCACATCGGCGCCACAAACATTTAAAGATCAGATAAATGCCAGTGTAAAACCCTCAAAACCTTAAAtcatcacagagagaaaagcaacagTAAGTCAGGAGCATGAGAGTGAGGGGGCAGGGTCAGTCTGTAAGACTGGAGGCTGGTCTGGATCATACTGGTTTCACTGGGGCAGAGCTTTGAGGATGGCATTGACTTCCTCAGCGACAGCAGTCAGTGcgaactcaaactggtcctggACATAAGAAGAAAGACAACAGTGCAGGATGACGTGTGCTCTGTGTCTCAGGTTCTTTAATCTACCCTGTGAGATTTTGCAAACAGGCTGATGTTGCTTCAGACTGTGGGTGTTTGCTGACTGACCTTGGTGCGAACCATCCCAGGCCTCTGGTCCCGAACGTGCTCCAGTGTCGCGGCGATGTCGATCTCTTTCACACCTGCAGCAGAACAGGTAAAAAGCACTTTCACTTTCAAATCatgttgaaataataattaaaccAGACGATACACAGCTATAGAACCCGTGCAGATACTGATGAGTACAAACAAACCCTCACCTTTAGCCATGCGATTCAGAACCATGTCAATCAGGATGTAGGTCCCAGTCCGTCCCGTCCCGTCACTATGGAAACAACATGACAGAACCAACGATCCAAATTATAAAAATCAGTTTGAGACATACATCTGTGTCTATCTGTTTATGCAGGaattttttaaagttatttttagtccaaaggaaacatgtttgtttgttgatgaaGAAAAATCAGAGGTTTACCTGCAGTGCACGATGATGGGGCAGGATCGTCCTCTGTAGCACTTATTCACCTtcctgaggagaaaaacaggagaCACAAAGAAGATGATTACTTTTACATCAGGTTGATTTTCATCCGAAACATTCAAATGTTCTTAGTTTTCACTTGTTTGAAGAAAACAAAGCTTTAAGGGCAAAGTAACGTAAGTCTGATGaaccttttcattttcagccagACAGGCAGGCAGTGTGCATGATAGGTAGGCAagtggatagatagatagatagatagatagatagatagatagatagatagatagatagatagatagataaaaaaGAGGGTTTTCGGCGATGGacctcctgctgcagccacatcaGTCCATGATCATTTTTGTGACTATGCAACTGGACCCAGACTACTAGCTGCAAACCACAAGAATGACACAGACAGATATGTTCAAAATTAAACCAAGGGCCCCGCTGACCTCCATCGCACAGGGtgggaggacaggaagagaggagggacagaggaggagggagtgagggaggaaagACTGAAGGATAGAGGAGAGTTATCGTTGCCTCATCATGGTTCTAGGTGCCAGAagtgttttaaataattttctaataaaataaataaaatgtatagtCACTGCCCAGCTGACTTAATGCTGTGCAGcttaaaacagtgaaacactgaACTTCATCCCAGAGCTCATCAGGACTGGTTTATCATGTGAAACTTATTTGCCATCTTCCTCTTGTCCGCTGCACAAGCCATCATGTAGACTGTTTGTCCTGTTAGTTGGTTTACGATGCATATAGCAGCAGTACCTGCGGAAGTCCAGCAGTGGGCGTGTGGAGGTGGGGATGCCCTGAGCCGGCCAGCTGAGGAAGTGGAACTGAGTGAGCGTCCTGGTCTCCTGCGTCTGCACGTTCTTCAGGTAGAAACTTCTCACCAGGAAGTCGTTACACCAGATGTGCTCTGACACCAAGTTCACCTGAGGGACGGAcggacacacatacagtaatacACAAGAGTAGTCAGAACAAGAGACACTTCATTTTCCCATTGTAAGCAAAGGTGTGGGTCCTGTTTTAAGGCAGCAGGGCCTCACCCACTCTCACCCGCTCTCACCTCATAGATGTGGTAGAGGGACGAGCCTTCATCGGGCCAGTAGCGATCGCACTGCTTCTCTCCGTCCTCCACCAGAGCCGTCATCATCACGATCACAGTGCAGCCGTTCTCCCAGACCATCTGCACAACAGCATCGAACAGAAATGCAGTCATTACCCTGTGAAACACACGAGATGGTCACTTTCTTCAGGAAAGCACACTAAACTCTGCTGGAGGGCTGAAACGCCGtttcatttggtgttttgatgttgcATCGTGTTTTGACACGATGCTCCCACACATCTGGTGACAGTGAAGGCCACAGACGACATacgattcacatcattttcactCATTAAACCACTCAGTGACCCCTCGTGCCCTCTGGACAGAGGCCCcgtcctccagcagctccagcaggccGAGGCTCTCCAGGGGCGACAGATACAGCTGAGGTCTGGTCCAACTAGTCCAAAATCCAGTTAATAACCCACAACCGAGGACATTAACCTTAGAAGACTGACCAAGCCTTTCTTGAATTTCGGTGAAAGTGACTTAACACACAACTGGAGGGGCATCAAAAAGGCAGTACACCAGCTGAGGGTGGGCCACTGAAAGCCAGCTGCACACATGGGAAATCACAGCTGATGACTCTCCATTCAGCACCtgcaaaagacacacacacacacacacaccttaaaaaAACAGCAGGCACCATGACAACTACATGGAAATACTGTAAACACCAATAATACGTTTCTGCTTTCTACACTCACCAAATCTGTTAACCAGCCACTGTCAGCCCTGTAACCCAGCACCTGGAGAGGAAAACACATCTCATTTCTGTCACTCTGGAGCAAAACAAGCACCTACACTATCCATACTAACACAAACAAGATGATCAGcctgacaaacacaaagtgcatcCAATACACAAAAAGTTTGATCAATTTGCAGGACTTGCAGGCAGAGCTCCTACAGAATGGGGCAGAAATAAAAGGCAAAGGtataaagcaaaaacagaggagatgccacacagatgcacacacttaaaacacaaactgagttTTTTCTCACCTGCCAGAGGCCCAGGATGTGAaggcagcagagctgaaatATTACTGACAGAGGACAGTAGACACACATATTAAATTATGAGTCGACCTGCACACACTCATGACACAAACTACGTGCACTTTTTCTCAGACATCGCACTGACCTGCCAGAAATCAGAGATAGTGTGTGGCAGGGGGCCCTGGGTGGCAATGTACGCCGGCATCCGAGGGTCATGCTCAATCTAAAAGGAGATGGAGTGAAAGGTCAAACACTGAGCGTCAAAGAGCAGCGGGAGCTCCCGTTTGAGAGGCTGGGACTTACTATCGTACTGGCATTGATGTAGTCAGACCGTGACGGGTTGATCTCCACTTTCAGCTTTACCCTCGAATGATCATCTGAAAGATGACAACACGAAAGCACATTTTGTTAAATTCAGATGATCTGGCTCAAACTGACAGGTATATCATGGGCTACTGGAACTCACAGGGCACGGAGTCAGGGCAGCGGTTCTTCTTGGCGTTGGACTCACTCTGAGCCACAGACACAGCACTGGGCTCGGCCTGGTAGGAACACAGAGCCTCCCACTCCTTCATCAGACGGTCCTTATTCCTCAGGTGGTCCTCCATGTAGGCCTTCACAAAGAAGGACtgttattacttttattatttcactttgAGCACACAAGTCTGGAGTCAACACAGCAACAGGTACGGACCAGTATCATGTGACCAGTAGAGATGTCCATGTTGGCCTGTGCTGGCTCCTCACACCATGAGGGCGTGCTGCTGTGGGAGCTGGGACTGGGCTGAGCTCCATCGCTGAACTGGGATGACACACTGCTCACCCTCGAGTCTGCGCCGCCTGCCGCTGCCACCGCTGCCCCTCCGCTCGCTCCTCCCACAGCACCCAGGGCGGCGGCTTCCAGGCGTCCGAAGGCACCTTTGGACGCCATGTGCTGGCGACACAGGTCCTGGTGAGCCAGTTATGCAAACATTACAAAGCACAAGGTCCTGCCTGAATCTCTGAACATATCACATATAATATCATACAACATTTGTCAGCCCCGCCCCCTCACCTGGTACTCCTGGTGGCTGAAGCTGCCTCCCTCCGGCCCCAGGCCAAGCTTCTTGGCTGCCAGACGGTGGGCGTGGTGACGCAGGCAGGCAATACTCATGGCCACCACCAGGAGGCCACCGATGCAGGCCATTGCCACCAGCGTGGCAAACACCCAGCGGGAGCCAGAGTGGACTCGGGTCACCAAAGGCAGCGCTTTCCCATTATTCCTCTGAGGCAGCAGAAGATACGAGAAGAAATGAAGTATCAAGGTCGCCACAGCCACTGGTTCCAAAGAGAACCAAAATGGTGGAGAACCAAAAAGGTTATCCACTAATCACAAGGTCAGTGGTCTGATCTCCAGCTCCTCCCGTCCACATGTCAAAGTACAGGTAAGAAACTCAGGCAAACACAGCACCCACCTCTCCAACGCCACTCTGCAGCACCTTCAGGCCCATCTCTGACTCCAGGAGGTTCTTCTCTGCAACTGAGCGTGGAAAACATTTAACTCAAACTAACGTAACACAAGCCCACATTTCCCcgcagaggaaagagaaatatTTAAGCACATTTAAAGACTGAACTCTGTGAAACAGCAGGTCACATACCTGCTGCCTCTGCCACATCTCCAGCAGTCAGGTTCTTGGAGTTGGGTCTGATCCTGAAGGTGATGGCAGGTCCAACGACACTGtggacaacacaaacacaaacgcagGTCCACACGTGACTTATACAGGCAGAGAAAACTCCAACTCCTGCTCCACCagatttcacatttctttcagctttaaacaaaaaacattaggAAAATCTCAGGATCCAGGGGCACTGGGATCACGGGGACTGGTTTCATGACTGCTCCGTGTCCTCAGTCCTACCTGATGTTGATGAAGGAGCCGGTGGAGAGGCCCAtcctctctgacagcagctccAACACTCGCACCCCGTCATTCAGACTGAGGGGGCTGCgatgacaaaacacacacacacacacacacacaaaaacagtcattcacacacacatgaacacacataaacactcaggCTCTCAAgcagcttttcctttttttaggtgttttttaatttttgtggaCTTTGTccattttccatctttcttCCTTCCCACCGTGTCTCCCCATTCTTCAgaaattttattaatttacctccatctctcacacacacaaactccaatCCTTCACAACATGAACAGAATGGACCAACAACAGACCTCACaccacatttcattcattcgttcattcaCATGAATTTCATGGAGCCAGATGCAGGAAACAGACTTTTACTGTACCTCTGGTTGGTGACGATGTAGCCGTACTCCTCCGCCTTGGCTGCTGGCTCCTTCTTTCCCAGTTTGTCCTGGTTGGATGCCACAGTGGGGCTCGGCTCTTTCTGGGGCCCCTCCAGTTTGGGGGACTTGTTGGTGGAGGGTGGAGACTCTGGAGTGACCACCTTGTGCAGCACTGAACCCTCTGTGATCTGAGATGACGGAGGATATGACATTAATCCACTGTATTTATTGTCATTGGTTGACTGGGATGATTTTGTGCCTTTAGCTGCTTCTCACCTTCTTCCCTGTGGCAGCATTGTCTCCATATTTATCTGATtagtaaacataaaaacataatgtaaTAAAGATCAGAGATATGTGCACATACATGTATTGGGAGTCATTTTTAACCCTTTACAAAGAAGAGTGAGGAACACACCCacctttggtttgtttgtgggCGTAGGAgctctccagctgcagctgcttcagagCAGCCGGCACGTGGTCTTTCTGCTCAGGGGACAAGTCCTTCATGTCGAGGCCGTAATGATCGAGCAGCACGGCCAGTCTCTGCAGAGAGGGCTctataaaacacagcagtgtgCAGAGGACACGGAGCCGTTTACAGTGATTCTTATCAGCACTTTGCAACAGTATTTCCAGTTTGTTAAACTTGGTTCTTTCCTCCACTCAGTGAAGTTGTTTTACATGTGGTATCGTTTACATTTTGACATGaactccttctctttctgtctataTATCTCCTCTCTCACCATCCAGTCCAGACAAGGTGTTGTGTTCCTTCTGtgccttcttctcctcctgctcctgctgctgttctttgCCAAGCTGGGACATCTGGGAAACATAGTCCTCGCCGTAATCCAGAGGGAAGTCCAGCTCTGGGTAgaaagaggaggacgaggaggaggatgaggaagacaGTGAAGAGGGGAGACCTGCAGCCCCTCTGAGACGAGAGAGGGACTGAACAGccgagggtgaagaggaagaggaggaagaagaagaggaaggggaggtgAGGTAAAAAGACACCAGGTCCTGGAGAAGCTGACGGTCTCGGTCCAGTAGTCCTCTGGATCCGGAGCGGGAGGGGGAGGCGAGGAGCGGGAAGGCTGGATTATCATCTAGAGAGTTGAGGGagcgctcctcctcctcctggtagccatactgctgctgcaacaacgcacaacacacacacacatgagctGTGGAATAGCTGCTAAATACTCTGTACACTATGTTCACCACAGTCCACCATGACTGTGGAAATACTGGGCCTGAACCAGTAAACATCATCTGCTTAGTGCCTCTATCCTCTCGAAACCATCTTTTGCCTACCTGGTGGTAGGTGTACGGGTCCAGCAGGGGCGTCTGCATGTGGACGGAGGATCGGGAGGGATCGAGGATCATGTAGTCCACATACTGCTGCACCATCTCGGGGTCGGATGGATCCCCGGGCCCCTGAACGCTCCGCTGACTGGAGCCCGACAGTCTGGAGGGAAATGAGAGCACAGTTctatgtgttgttttgttgttctgtgaCTTCTGATGACGGGACACACTGTGCGTTTTCTTACTGTTTGGCCATCTTCTCATGAAGTTTCGAGGAGGAACTGATGGTAGGAATGTGACTCAGCTCTCGCCCAATGATCACCTGGGTGACATCATCTCTCCAGGTCAGACCTGGGCAGCCAGAGGGCGACAGAAACATCCAACAATCAAACTTTTTTCCCCTAAAGGAATGACTGTTTTCACCTAACACTGCTGAGCAGTGTTAGAGACCGAGACTTACCTTGCACCATCAGGTCTCTGAGGACTTCCTGCAGTTTGTGGAGGACGGGCACAGACACCTGGTACTGGACGGGCTCCTGGTGAGGAGCCTGGCACTGCCCAAACAAACCGTCTGCACAGGAGGAGACCAACAATGAACCGAAGACCTCAGAGTCTAAAACCCCATGACTTTATTTTACGTGTTTAAGTTTAAAAGTGATCATACAACACGTGTACAAACACGCCTGACGTAAGACACACAACCTGCATCCACAGGTACGCACACACTCCATAATGATGAGACACACGTCTACAAATGATGTAGtggatgaaaacacatcagaagAACACAAACAGCATACACACACCGACAACACAAATATGCAACAActactgcacacaaacacacacacacacacgtagtgaagcacagtgtgtgtgtgtgtgtttgtgtgcgtgggCCATGGGTGAGTCAtcacctctgtctccctccatctcatcaaacacacacacacacacaagggagaCACACGGTCGTCAGGCAAGTGATGTCACTGTTGTCATAGAGACGGCCAGGATGAGCTGTGATTGGCCAAGAGCAGCTGACGGAGGGAGACCTTGTTTATGTTCCACTCTcgctcttccttctctctctattCTCACCccatcttttcctttctgcctctcttccttccatctctctgcctctgtcatgAATCTCATAGACAAACAGatcatttttcacacacacatttcagcacaatcactcacacacgtctccaaaatgtttttttaaatgcagttaaatgCAGCCTGGACTGGACACCACACAAACTTATTTCCATCAGTCCTTCTGTTTGTTgtgctgtggtttgttttgtccCTTGTTTGGATGCTgttgtcttcctgtctctgggAACATCCTCAGGgtggaaacagaaacacacagccatCAATAATGCAGCTACCTCCAAAGACTGAGACACACAGGTGCACGCCCACGCACGTGCACGCTCTTGTAATGACATCCTCATCATGTCTGAACAGGAAGGAAGCAGGAAACCCACTGAGGGATTATAGACAGCCCGTTAAAGGCAGGCTGAGCCGTGACGGCTAACCAGCTCCTGACTGTTTGATGGACAGAAGACATATCGCAGCCTCCTGAAGCGTGCTGCTGCATCTGTCGCCCGCTGGTGTTGCTCACTATTGGTCAATTTACTACTCTCGTCACGTTGCATTCAGGGTTCCGTAAACATGAGCTTCCTACGGGGGAAGAAAGTGTCCACGTGGGCCTCCCAGAGGAGGATATGTAAGAAGTTTTAGCTCCATCTTTGAATGTGTGAAAACCAAGAAATTCTGTCCAAGCATCACTGCGGAAAAAATGATACTGAACTAATCCAGTTATCAGAATCCATATGGGAGTGAAACAGGAGCCTTACTGACGATGCTCCATCAGAGCTCTGCACCCTCCAGCCGATCAGAATCCAGTTTCATATGCACATAGAAACCACATgttctgtgtgtggctgctccGTGTGAATGCACCTTGAATGCAGGCTCATGAATCCTGAGGATTGTAAGAAGTGTAGAGTCAAACACTCACCATCGttgcacagctgatctctgggACAGAGCTTCTTCTCAAACAAGcaacctgcagaaaacaaaaccgGAAAACTTAAAGCTATAAAATGCAGCACGGTTTTTAAATTTGAACTTCTTAAACAGGTCACctgaaaagcaaagacaaagatttCAGGAGAAACTTCGCCTTTTAAGAAGTTACCATAGAAATACACACTAATCTTTGgttgctcagtgtttgtgtgtgtgtgtctgtgtgtatcacAGCTGACTTTAACCCGGGTCCTAATCTGTTGCGAGGCAGTAAACTGcagctgttctgtttgtttatgtctgtttgtgtaagGTTCTCATTAAGGATTTATATAATCCTCTGCATTATTCACGTATCCTGTGATAACTTCAGAAAACATACTCCTGTCCTGCAGGACTACAATCGACTTCTAGCTTCAAACAAGTTGAAATATACTAAACTGTGCATTGAAatgccactgaaaaaaaataatcaaatcctGAACCTTTGAGTGCAGCTCAGCAGAAAGCCACGTCACGTTCACTGACCTGTGCTGTCATCGGCTTTCCTTTCACATGCATCCGATTTTTGGTAAATAACATGTTCCTGTTTACGTCTCAGACATGACTTTAACTGAGTGATATAACTGAATGACATCCTGATTTAAACTGTCTCCTGTCTCAGCAGAGAGACAAGAATAACCTGATAAAAAGGTTTTCTCTGTCCACCAACCAGAACATCCTCCATCCTACTTCAGCCCCACTTGATGACTAAGGCCAGTTTGTCTGATGCCCCTCCTTTAACCTGATATCTATAAAAAGCGAATCGACTACATGACGACACAAGCAAACTGCCTGTGCAGCTGCTCTCAGAGAGGGAATCTCCATTAGACCAGAAAGCTGAGACGCAGCTAAACATAGAACAGAGATTCTCCATCCATCCGTCTGTCCGTTGCACCCTCCGTCCAAACTCTACACCATGACTCCCTGCTCCGTCCTCTCTCCTCCGCCCACAcatccctctcccccccccgTCCTCTCTCCTCGACTGTCTTGTTAAACTCGTGATGCAGCCTGTCCATCACTGTCATCGGTCACACCACACTCAGTCGCTTCTTCTAATGCACAGCATTACCGACTAATCAGAGGGAAGTTCTGTGTAACTGAATCTctgagcagaaagaaaatgttccTGAGCAGCTGGCTAAGTCTCATCTCACCACAGGTTTATGAAAGGGAACAGACACCTGACAGGCTGACTCAGTAACGTTGACTGAGCAGCAGTGAAGCCTCAGAGAGCTTTGGAACCCGTGGGGAgtcataaaaacagacacaggaacAGAGAAGTTCACCTGAACTTGACTCAGAGTCAGTGAGAGgcctcaggcagcagcagcaggttgtttcctttctcctccagcttctctcccagtctcacaaacacaacttCATTCTCCAGCTAAAGCGAATTAGACGGAGTCTCTCTACCCTCCGTTACTTTATTTGGATGGTCGGCTCTGAGGTTacatacagcagcagctccattttgtttccctcaggagaGCAGCCCACAAAATGAAAGCTTCAGTGTGTCCACAGCTTGTTGCACCTGTGTTCGTTCAGCCTGTCAGATACGCCCGATCTGCATAACTCACGGTCAACTCAGAAACTGAACTCCAGCCtgctatcatcatcatcatcatcctcatcatcgtcagtgtctctgtgcttt
This genomic interval carries:
- the LOC121177654 gene encoding receptor-type tyrosine-protein phosphatase-like N isoform X5; translation: MSFSYITQLKSCLRRKQEHVIYQKSDACERKADDSTGCLFEKKLCPRDQLCNDDGLFGQCQAPHQEPVQYQVSVPVLHKLQEVLRDLMVQGLTWRDDVTQVIIGRELSHIPTISSSSKLHEKMAKQLSGSSQRSVQGPGDPSDPEMVQQYVDYMILDPSRSSVHMQTPLLDPYTYHQQQYGYQEEEERSLNSLDDNPAFPLLASPSRSGSRGLLDRDRQLLQDLVSFYLTSPSSSSSSSSSSPSAVQSLSRLRGAAGLPSSLSSSSSSSSSSFYPELDFPLDYGEDYVSQMSQLGKEQQQEQEEKKAQKEHNTLSGLDEPSLQRLAVLLDHYGLDMKDLSPEQKDHVPAALKQLQLESSYAHKQTKDKYGDNAATGKKITEGSVLHKVVTPESPPSTNKSPKLEGPQKEPSPTVASNQDKLGKKEPAAKAEEYGYIVTNQSVVGPAITFRIRPNSKNLTAGDVAEAAVAEKNLLESEMGLKVLQSGVGERNNGKALPLVTRVHSGSRWVFATLVAMACIGGLLVVAMSIACLRHHAHRLAAKKLGLGPEGGSFSHQEYQDLCRQHMASKGAFGRLEAAALGAVGGASGGAAVAAAGGADSRVSSVSSQFSDGAQPSPSSHSSTPSWCEEPAQANMDISTGHMILAYMEDHLRNKDRLMKEWEALCSYQAEPSAVSVAQSESNAKKNRCPDSVPYDHSRVKLKVEINPSRSDYINASTIIEHDPRMPAYIATQGPLPHTISDFWQMVWENGCTVIVMMTALVEDGEKQCDRYWPDEGSSLYHIYEVNLVSEHIWCNDFLVRSFYLKNVQTQETRTLTQFHFLSWPAQGIPTSTRPLLDFRRKVNKCYRGRSCPIIVHCSDGTGRTGTYILIDMVLNRMAKGVKEIDIAATLEHVRDQRPGMVRTKDQFEFALTAVAEEVNAILKALPQ
- the LOC121177654 gene encoding receptor-type tyrosine-protein phosphatase-like N isoform X3, with product MSFSYITQLKSCLRRKQEHVIYQKSDACERKADDSTGCLFEKKLCPRDQLCNDDGLFGQCQAPHQEPVQYQVSVPVLHKLQEVLRDLMVQGLTWRDDVTQVIIGRELSHIPTISSSSKLHEKMAKQLSGSSQRSVQGPGDPSDPEMVQQYVDYMILDPSRSSVHMQTPLLDPYTYHQQQYGYQEEEERSLNSLDDNPAFPLLASPSRSGSRGLLDRDRQLLQDLVSFYLTSPSSSSSSSSSSPSAVQSLSRLRGAAGLPSSLSSSSSSSSSSFYPELDFPLDYGEDYVSQMSQLGKEQQQEQEEKKAQKEHNTLSGLDEPSLQRLAVLLDHYGLDMKDLSPEQKDHVPAALKQLQLESSYAHKQTKDKYGDNAATGKKITEGSVLHKVVTPESPPSTNKSPKLEGPQKEPSPTVASNQDKLGKKEPAAKAEEYGYIVTNQSPLSLNDGVRVLELLSERMGLSTGSFINISVVGPAITFRIRPNSKNLTAGDVAEAAVAEKNLLESEMGLKVLQSGVGERNNGKALPLVTRVHSGSRWVFATLVAMACIGGLLVVAMSIACLRHHAHRLAAKKLGLGPEGGSFSHQEYQHMASKGAFGRLEAAALGAVGGASGGAAVAAAGGADSRVSSVSSQFSDGAQPSPSSHSSTPSWCEEPAQANMDISTGHMILAYMEDHLRNKDRLMKEWEALCSYQAEPSAVSVAQSESNAKKNRCPDSVPYDHSRVKLKVEINPSRSDYINASTIIEHDPRMPAYIATQGPLPHTISDFWQMVWENGCTVIVMMTALVEDGEKQCDRYWPDEGSSLYHIYEVNLVSEHIWCNDFLVRSFYLKNVQTQETRTLTQFHFLSWPAQGIPTSTRPLLDFRRKVNKCYRGRSCPIIVHCSDGTGRTGTYILIDMVLNRMAKGVKEIDIAATLEHVRDQRPGMVRTKDQFEFALTAVAEEVNAILKALPQ